A window from Argopecten irradians isolate NY chromosome 3, Ai_NY, whole genome shotgun sequence encodes these proteins:
- the LOC138318330 gene encoding melatonin receptor type 1A-like, with protein MSLAGLSGKDDSLDVSTLHNFTKITMNNLANTNSTNLTDMGAVGPSQTALHIGGIIMLLALLLGLFGNFLVMIVIFTKRDLSNIINIFIISLCINDIINLGFNNNMVLLSYFLGQFPTGMLGCELATHFSVLLMGSSLWHTGLIAIHRLIVVVFNNFYKIISKKAYTIFVLVFARVVPLLFLCQPSLGNMAYYEPKLLRCIVKKNYGPFTLLVSVFLMMLPSVILIVCYIAIFIKVHQSSRASRVSRQREWLKREIKITKMFGMVFLLILIGYLPYGIVRAMDKRLEWHADFYVAITVFFAIANSSNPLVYGIMDKQIRQQCFNALHIRLQSKEDIKNGNITSSSRMSHTDYKDKEEVTENVPLNNSKTESTEKEVKS; from the coding sequence ATGTCCCTTGCTGGACTCTCTGGCAAAGACGATTCCTTGGATGTTTCCACTTTACATAACTTTACAAAAATCACAATGAATAACCTTGCTAATACTAATTCAACAAACCTTACAGACATGGGAGCCGTCGGGCCATCACAAACAGCTCTCCACATCGGAGGTATTATTATGCTTCTTGCTCTACTTTTGGGGTTGTTTGGAAATTTTTTAGTTATGATTGTAATATTCACCAAGCGTGATCTCAGCAACATTATAAATATCTTCATCATCAGCCTCTGTATCAACGACATCATCAACCTCGGTTtcaacaacaatatggtactGCTGTCATATTTCCTCGGACAGTTTCCAACCGGAATGCTAGGGTGTGAACTAGCCACACACTTCAGCGTGCTTTTGATGGGATCATCGTTATGGCATACAGGACTCATTGCAATTCATCGCCTTATTGTCGTTGTGTtcaacaatttttataaaataatttcaaagaaaGCTTATACAATATTTGTGTTGGTGTTTGCTCGTGTTGTGCCCTTATTGTTTCTCTGTCAACCATCGCTAGGCAACATGGCCTACTACGAGCCGAAACTTCTAAGATGCATTGTCAAGAAAAATTATGGACCATTCACACTTCTAGTTAGTGTGTTTCTGATGATGCTGCCCTCTGTTATTCTCATTGTTTGTTACATCGCCATTTTCATCAAAGTTCATCAGTCGTCAAGAGCTTCAAGAGTGTCGCGACAGCGCGAATGGCTCAAACGGGAGATCAAAATCACTAAGATGTTTGGAATGGTATTTCTTCTAATCTTGataggttatctcccttacggTATCGTACGGGCCATGGATAAGCGTTTGGAATGGCATGCAGATTTTTACGTGGCTATTACAGTGTTTTTTGCCATTGCGAACAGCAGTAACCCTCTAGTGTATGGTATAATGGATAAACAGATACGTCAACAGTGTTTCAATGCACTGCATATTAGACTGCAGTCCAAGGAGGACATCAAAAACGGCAATATTACGTCAAGTTCGAGGATGTCCCACACAGACTATAAAGACAAGGAGGAGGTAACTGAGAACGTCCCACTCAACAACTCAAAGACAGAGTCCACAGAAAAGGAAGTCAAGTCCTGA